A genomic stretch from Vicinamibacteria bacterium includes:
- a CDS encoding AbrB/MazE/SpoVT family DNA-binding domain-containing protein — MTITKQVRLSAKGQLVIPKEMREALGLVEGDQLLATLDGERILIVRPEHFARSTRGILKGTWGRTRKDLTRYLNRERRSWE; from the coding sequence ATGACGATTACGAAGCAAGTAAGACTCAGCGCCAAGGGTCAGCTCGTGATTCCGAAGGAGATGCGTGAAGCGCTGGGACTCGTGGAGGGGGACCAACTTCTTGCGACTCTCGACGGAGAGCGGATCCTGATCGTACGTCCGGAGCACTTCGCGCGGTCGACGCGTGGAATCTTGAAGGGAACTTGGGGCCGGACGCGGAAGGACTTGACCCGCTATTTGAACCGGGAACGCCGCTCGTGGGAGTGA